A genome region from Hevea brasiliensis isolate MT/VB/25A 57/8 chromosome 7, ASM3005281v1, whole genome shotgun sequence includes the following:
- the LOC110651059 gene encoding uncharacterized protein LOC110651059 isoform X1, translating to MCGRARCTLRADDIPRACQRTGAPVRSVNMDRYRPSYNVSPGSNLPVVCRGDGSDGGGYVLQCMTWGLIPSFTRKTEKPDFYKMFNARSESVGEKASFRRLLPKSRCLVAVEGFFEWRKDGSKKQPYYIHFKDGRPLVFAALYDSWQNSEGEILYTFTILTTSSSSALQWLHDRMPVILGNKEAVDTWLNGSSSSKFDIVLKPYDNSDLVWYPVTPAMGKTSFDGPECIKEINFKTEDQSTISKFFSRKEIKREQESNLQEGTCDKAVDIDLRESVKEEHGSIDKLEIPSLTEKLDDNIKSNVSIIPCEDKDETKCKTKRNHEEPLADSNTVKREELQRSPARKKANIKSGVGGDRDKQPTLLSYFSKR from the exons ATGTGTGGCAGAGCTCGTTGTACTCTCAGAGCTGATGACATCCCTAGGGCTTGTCAGCGCACTGGCGCTCCCGTCCGTTCGGTTAATATGGACCG ATACCGTCCATCTTACAATGTCTCACCGGGATCGAACTTGCCGGTTGTTTGTAGAGGAGATGGATCTGATGGCGGGGGTTATGTTCTTCAGTGTATGACGTGGGGATTGATTCCCAGTTTCACTAGGAAAACTGAGAAACCCGATTTCTACAAGATG TTCAATGCTCGATCTGAGTCAGTAGGTGAAAAGGCTTCTTTTCGAAGGCTCCTTCCTAAAAGCCGGTGTCTTGTAGCAGTAGAAGG GTTCTTTGAGTGGAGAAAAGATGGGTCAAAAAAACAGCCTTACTACATTCATTTCAAGGATGGTAGGCCTCTGGTGTTTGCTGCTCTTTATGATTCCTGGCAGAATTCTGAAG GTGAGATACTTTACACCTTCACTATACTGACAACTTCCTCATCTTCAGCTTTACAGTGGTTGCATG ACAGGATGCCTGTCATTTTGGGCAACAAGGAAGCAGTTGACACATGGCTAAATGGTTCTTCCTCTTCTAAGTTTGATATTGTACTTAAACCTTATGACAATTCAGATTTG GTATGGTACCCAGTGACACCTGCAATGGGCAAGACATCTTTTGATGGACCAGAGTGCATTAAAGAG ATAAATTTTAAGACCGAGGACCAAAGCACTATCTCGAAGTTTTTCTCAAGAaaggaaattaaaagagaacaagaATCGAACCTGCAAGAAGGTACATGTGACAAAGCTGTTGATATCGATCTTCGAGAAAGTGTGAAAGAGGAACATGGAAGCATAGACAAGTTGGAAATTCCATCCTTGACAGAAAAGCTTGATGATAATATAAAATCCAATGTTTCTATAATTCCTTGTGAGGATAAGGATGAAACCAAGTGTAAAACAAAGCGGAACCATGAGGAGCCTTTAGCTGATTCCAACACAGTTAAAAGAGAGGAACTGCAGCGCAGTCCTGCAAGGAAGAAGGCCAACATTAAGAGTGGTGTTGGTGGTGATAGGGATAAACAGCCAACACTTCTTTCATACTTTAGCAAGAGGTAG
- the LOC110651059 gene encoding uncharacterized protein LOC110651059 isoform X2, with translation MCGRARCTLRADDIPRACQRTGAPVRSVNMDRGDGSDGGGYVLQCMTWGLIPSFTRKTEKPDFYKMFNARSESVGEKASFRRLLPKSRCLVAVEGFFEWRKDGSKKQPYYIHFKDGRPLVFAALYDSWQNSEGEILYTFTILTTSSSSALQWLHDRMPVILGNKEAVDTWLNGSSSSKFDIVLKPYDNSDLVWYPVTPAMGKTSFDGPECIKEINFKTEDQSTISKFFSRKEIKREQESNLQEGTCDKAVDIDLRESVKEEHGSIDKLEIPSLTEKLDDNIKSNVSIIPCEDKDETKCKTKRNHEEPLADSNTVKREELQRSPARKKANIKSGVGGDRDKQPTLLSYFSKR, from the exons ATGTGTGGCAGAGCTCGTTGTACTCTCAGAGCTGATGACATCCCTAGGGCTTGTCAGCGCACTGGCGCTCCCGTCCGTTCGGTTAATATGGACCG AGGAGATGGATCTGATGGCGGGGGTTATGTTCTTCAGTGTATGACGTGGGGATTGATTCCCAGTTTCACTAGGAAAACTGAGAAACCCGATTTCTACAAGATG TTCAATGCTCGATCTGAGTCAGTAGGTGAAAAGGCTTCTTTTCGAAGGCTCCTTCCTAAAAGCCGGTGTCTTGTAGCAGTAGAAGG GTTCTTTGAGTGGAGAAAAGATGGGTCAAAAAAACAGCCTTACTACATTCATTTCAAGGATGGTAGGCCTCTGGTGTTTGCTGCTCTTTATGATTCCTGGCAGAATTCTGAAG GTGAGATACTTTACACCTTCACTATACTGACAACTTCCTCATCTTCAGCTTTACAGTGGTTGCATG ACAGGATGCCTGTCATTTTGGGCAACAAGGAAGCAGTTGACACATGGCTAAATGGTTCTTCCTCTTCTAAGTTTGATATTGTACTTAAACCTTATGACAATTCAGATTTG GTATGGTACCCAGTGACACCTGCAATGGGCAAGACATCTTTTGATGGACCAGAGTGCATTAAAGAG ATAAATTTTAAGACCGAGGACCAAAGCACTATCTCGAAGTTTTTCTCAAGAaaggaaattaaaagagaacaagaATCGAACCTGCAAGAAGGTACATGTGACAAAGCTGTTGATATCGATCTTCGAGAAAGTGTGAAAGAGGAACATGGAAGCATAGACAAGTTGGAAATTCCATCCTTGACAGAAAAGCTTGATGATAATATAAAATCCAATGTTTCTATAATTCCTTGTGAGGATAAGGATGAAACCAAGTGTAAAACAAAGCGGAACCATGAGGAGCCTTTAGCTGATTCCAACACAGTTAAAAGAGAGGAACTGCAGCGCAGTCCTGCAAGGAAGAAGGCCAACATTAAGAGTGGTGTTGGTGGTGATAGGGATAAACAGCCAACACTTCTTTCATACTTTAGCAAGAGGTAG
- the LOC110653215 gene encoding non-specific lipid-transfer protein-like — translation MAGNKVMAGLWAFGSVLLFVISSGNTVQGQGITCTQAITTLQPCLPFLLGTAPSPVPFCCSGIQTLVREATTTAIRRQLCQCIKTAAESAGVIPGNAQKLPGLCKVNFPVPTDPNVDCSTIPAILGTA, via the exons ATGGCAGGCAACAAGGTGATGGCGGGTTTGTGGGCATTTGGATCAGTGCTTTTGTTTGTGATCAGCAGTGGAAACACTGTGCAAGGACAAGGAATCACATGCACTCAAGCCATAACTACACTGCAGCCATGCCTTCCCTTCTTGCTAGGCACTGCTCCATCGCCCGTTCCCTTTTGCTGTTCGGGCATACAGACGTTGGTTAGGGAGGCTACCACCACGGCAATACGCAGACAGCTTTGTCAATGTATCAAGACAGCTGCTGAATCTGCTGGTGTTATTCCTGGGAATGCTCAGAAACTTCCTGGCTTGTGCAAAGTCAATTTTCCAGTGCCTACCGACCCCAATGTGGACTGTAGCAC GATTCCAGCCATATTGGGAACTGCCTAG